A genomic stretch from Oscarella lobularis chromosome 11, ooOscLobu1.1, whole genome shotgun sequence includes:
- the LOC136193228 gene encoding synaptotagmin-like protein 2 has translation MAATAPTIDLSHLTDEEKRLILSVVSRDEEFEKAERERIRKLRSDLAKKERTGYVNPGDRRGFFARTGDWFTRRYRSAKAASVIVRSAISFSKKSEKNSGAVVETKEESRERPDVVPTATESDEGGVDDTDVTSSGGGDVVVPAVMIGASSSSESVRRVEQSVDSSRNSSPPVRRARRQTSDSSSRSSTSMSPSPNTKRRKLPQIPIQVKNDSDDALELERSHPRLKRTPSPNPAAAAAAMQAKEELKPKESLFERITRMDSGPVMGEDQAEADGSGGGGRADGRQTGKKVNENFASQLAMFEKLGSMQNRRIFLRDMNDDDDDGGGGGDVEEPSFRNRHSSSENETKERRSVRESSSGAEPTNTASTHDSTSSSDSDSQKRQSPTGIGREETTKEEKQTLYEISLLKEERESENDDEEESLHSAIFPQATLQSAIPVSTSGHRADELTRRRSSGFLLRSRRVDVSDDDYEKSDRLPERRQEPESSQTIERSSPPAEIDGRTAVTDGQSQVQMLEKIAVVSKTASTSSSSGGSERMKETAEKSGNQKKKAQHDSGEWVTDNEDVSYVLDDEEEEETDIFFVDEDDKDTVSSPTPPPGPIPPKERLQIVFEASADSSDVDEGAIAAPVASSESLEIAHHDAAQLSALLGGSRKKKKTDGSLKGRPSPSVPPPPPPPVTVTEASPQPQQRRQPALPSSTELQDRTRTDSIGSNSQSPLIFVAPDDFHSEVAGSVPEKKSIAESVIRSPSIDSSIRSGGYLTPFRGGLSKRDSKESLALSTYSLAGRGTRVDVTGDVRFGLRYNHLTGTLEINVIEARQIAAVGSGGRTDPYVKTYLLPDKSNKGKRKTQVLKRTLNPVFNRTLEYKLGKEELKGRTLSLSVWDWDRFGHNSFLGEVRMDMTSQDLTSGIPSWYPLQDRLTVEDGGLNRGDLLLALRYCPPDSEEVKKKKKKESSGQLQILVKRARGLFSADSNGLSDPFVKCYLLPDKSKSTKRKTKTVFKSLNPVWEEVLVVKNVTLESLHRRVLEVTLWDYDRATSNDFIGGIRLGLSADEFGSGGHKIESWMDAEGNEVTHWKEMLASPNNYIGKWHKLRPTMDSRI, from the exons GAGAACGGCCCGATGTCGTTCCCACGGCGACGGAATCCGACGAAGGAGGCGTCGATGACACGGACGTGACGTCGAGCGGTGGCGGCGATGTTGTCGTGCCGGCGGTGATGATAGGCGCTTCATCATCGAGCGAATCCGTCAGGAGAGTCGAACAGTCCGtcgattcgtctcgcaaCAGTAGTCCTCCTGTGAGAAGAGCTCGTCGACAGACTTCGGATAGTTCTTCGCGATCTTCTACGTCAATGTCGCCGAGTCCGAATACGAAACGGAGAAAGCTGCCTCAGATCCCTATTCAGGTCAAGAATGATAGCGATGATGCATTGGAATTAGAGAGATCGCATCCGAGACTGAAAAGGACTCCTAGTCCTaatccggcggcggcggcggcggcgatgcaAGCTAAAG AGGAGTTGAAGCCAAAAGAGTCGCTGTTTGAAAGGATCACTCGAATG GATTCTGGGCCAGTGATGGGGGAGGATCAGGCAGAAGCTGATGGAAGTGGCGGTGGAGGAAGAGCGGATGGGAGGCAGACGGGCAAGAAAGTCAATGAAAATTTCGCATCCCAATTAGCAATGTTCGAAAAATTGGGTTCGATGCAAAATCGAAGGATCTTCCTAAGAGACatgaatgacgacgacgacgacggtggtggcggtggcgacgTTGAAGAACCGTCCTTTCGCAATAGACATAGTagcagcgaaaacgaaacaaagGAGAGGAGAAGCGTACGAGAGAGCAGCAGTGGAGCCGAGCCTACAAACACGGCAAGCACACACGATTCTACTTCCTCCAGTGACAGCGATAGTCAGAAACGTCAATCGCCAACTGGAATAGGAAGAGAGGAGACaactaaagaagagaagcagaCGTTGTATGAGATATCACTACTCAAGGAAGAGCGTGAAagtgaaaacgacgatgaagaagagtcTCTTCATAGTGCAATCTTTCCTCAAGCAACCCTTCAATCTGCCATTCCGGTATCGACGAGTGGACACAGAGCAGATGAATTGAcacgtcgccgttcttccggttttctccttcgctcGCGTCGCGTTGACGTATCCGATGACGATTACGAGAAGTCTGATAGACTGCCAGAACGACGACAGGAACCGGAGTCGTCTCAAACTATCGAGAGAAGTTCGCCTCCGGCAGAAATCGACGGGAGGACTGCAGTGACTGATGGCCAGTCGCAAGTGCAGATGCTAGAAAAGATTGCCGTGGTATCAAAGACAGcgtcaacgtcatcgtcgtctggAGGCAGCGAGAGGATGAAGGAGACCGCCGAAAAGAGTGGAAaccagaagaagaaagcacaGCACGACTCCGGCGAATGGGTTACAGATAACGAGGACGTGTCATATGTAttggatgacgaagaagaggaggagacagatattttcttcgtcgatgaagATGACAAGGATACGGTTTCCTCTCCGACTCCACCGCCCGGTCCTATTCCTCCGAAAGAACGACTTCAAATTGTTTTCGAAGCTTCGGCCgattcgagcgacgtcgatgaagGGGCGATCGCCGCACCTGTCGCGTCTTCCGAATCGCTTGAGATAGCTCATCACGATGCGGCGCAGTTGAGCGCTCTTCTTGGAGgatcgagaaaaaagaagaaaactgaCGGTAGCTTGAAAGGGCGGCCGTCGCCCAGCGTTccgcctccaccgccgccgcccgtcaCCGTCACGGAAGCTTCTccgcagccgcagcagcGACGTCAGCCTGCTCTTCCCTCCAGCACTGAGCTTCAG GATCGAACGAGGACGGATTCTATCGGATCGAATTCTCAGTCGCCACTTATCTTTGTTGCTCCGGACGACTTTCACTCTGAAGTCGCCGGAAGTGTGCCGGAAAAGAAGTCAATTGCCGAGTCTGTAATTCGATCGCCCAGCATCGATTCAAGCATCAGGAGTGGCGGCTACTTGACTCCGTTTCGAGGGGGTCTTTCAAAGCGG GACAGTAAGGAGAGCCTAGCGTTAAGTACGTACAGCTTGGCCGGACGCGGCACTCGCGTCGATGTGACGGGCGACGTTCGTTTTGGCCTGCGATACAATCATCTGACGGGAACGCTAGAAATCAACGTGATTGAAGCTCGCCAGATAGCGGCAGTTGGATCGGGTGGCCGCACTGATCC ATACGTTAAAACCTATCTTCTTCCGGATAAGTCGAATAAGGGTAAAAGAAAGACTCAGGTCCTAAAGAGAACGTTGAATCCCGTTTTCAACAGAACCTTAGAA TACAAACTCGGCAAAGAGGAGCTGAAGGGACGTACGTTGTCTCTATCCGTTTGGGATTGGGATCGATTTGGACACAACTCGTTTCTTGGCGAAGTTCGAATGGATATGACTAGTCAAGATCTGACATCAGGAATACCATCGTGGTATCCCCTTCAAGACCGC TTAACTGTGGAAGATGGTGGCCTCAACAGAGGTGATCTATTGCTGGCTCTTCGTTACTGTCCACCTGACAGCGAGGAGgttaagaaaaagaaaaagaaagaaagttcAGGGCAGTTGCAGATACTCGTGAAACGAGCTCGTGGACTATTTTCTGCTGACTCTAACGGCTTGTCAGATCCCTTTGTTAAGTG TTATCTGTTGCCAGATAAGAGCAAGAGCACAAAGCGAAAGACCAAGACCGTTTTCAAAAGTCTAAATCCAGTGTGGGAAGAAGTTCTCGTTGTCAAAAACGTCACACTCGAATCGTTGCATCGTCGTGTACTAGAG GTGACTCTCTGGGACTACGACAGAGCCACAAGCAATGATTTTATTGGAGGTATAAGACTTGGCTTAAGCGCTGACGAGTTTGGCTCTGGTGGTCACAAAATCGAGTCATGGATGGACGCCGAGGGCAATGAGGTGACTCACTGGAAAGAAATGCTAGCGTCACCGAATAACTACATTGGAAAGTGGCACAAGCTGAGACCGACAATGGATTCGCGCATTTAG